The following proteins are encoded in a genomic region of Sparus aurata chromosome 23, fSpaAur1.1, whole genome shotgun sequence:
- the LOC115575815 gene encoding uncharacterized protein LOC115575815 isoform X1 translates to MTRPLEDLAEVRRIIESSDRSDEENQRLMVYIINKCPNAEIKESLKENFQSLVILPLVDMYRCLVEEFNKKEKLDKDFDIIFVAHGEIDSFMFSANYLMPLPSIRDVVLYSPWNCAINADVAYGVATGSIQPHHRVFFRIPQQGCPVPDYVDPPDKLPNDWNSMSEAGGSRIPRILLSPLKDPNQKPEVPGEKPGDPAWNHVVFLQDRLGEPGRNRVLIPFTHQPWTDFAKKIQFFDKTGSFDKIPFWIVTLVLSVVLEVCGYRATVHLAACLDRSEEEFLNEAELQYGYTIDNTMMGSSEERIQSENRKPKVHDAMYKFFKDMFG, encoded by the exons ATGAC AAGACCACTTGAGGATTTGGCAGAAGTGAGGCGCATCATTGAAAGCAGCGACAGGAGTGATGAGGAAAACCAGCGATTGATGGTGTATATAATAAATAAGTGTCCGAATGCAGAGATCAAGGAAAGTCTGAAAGAAAATTTTCAGAGTTTGGTCATCCTTCCACTTGTAGACATGTATAGGTGCCTGGTAGAAGAGTTCAATAAGAAAGAGAAGCTAGACAAAGATTTCGACATCATCTTTGTGGCGCACGGAGAAATTGATTCTTTCATGTTCTCAGCCAACTACCTCATGCCTCTGCCCTCCATCAGAGATGTGGTCCTGTATTCTCCCTGGAACTGTGCTATTAATGCTGATGTAGCGTACGGTGTTGCTACAGGAAGTATACAGCCTCATCACAGGGTCTTCTTCCGTATTCCACAACAAGGCTGTCCAGTTCCTGATTATGTTGATCCGCCGGACAAACTGCCCAATGACTGGAACTCAATGAGTGAAGCTGGAGGATCGAGGATCCCGAGGATCCTTCTCAGCCCTCTGAAGGATCCAAACCAGAAACCAGAGGTACCAGGGGAGAAACCAGGGGATCCTGCATGGAATCATGTTGTGTTTCTCCAAGATAGACTTGGTGAACCTGGGAGAAATCGTGTCCTCATCCCGTTCACTCATCAACCATGGACTGATTTCGCTAAAAAAATTCAATTCTTTGACAAAACGGGTTCCTTTGACAAAATCCCATTCTGGATCGTCACTTTGGTTCTGTCAGTGGTGCTGGAAGTCTGCGGCTATAGGGCCACCGTCCATCTCGCTGCCTGTCTGGATAGATCTGAAGAAGAATTCCTGAATGAGGCTGAGCTGCAGTATGGATACACTATCGACAACACAATGATGGGATCGTCAGAGGAAAGGATCCAATCAGAGAATAGAAAACCCAAAGTGCACGACGCCATGTACAAATTCTTTAAAGATATGTTTGGTTAG